One part of the Deltaproteobacteria bacterium genome encodes these proteins:
- a CDS encoding phosphoribosylaminoimidazolesuccinocarboxamide synthase: MHAGTVYQTDIRDLKLFARGKVRDIYDLGEELLIVATDRISAFDVVLPAGIPGKGKVLTALSLFWFDYLKDIVGNHLITADVARYPRPARKYAEELDGRSMLVRKANPFPVECVVRGYLSGSGWIEYRESGSVCGVDLPGGMRESGKLAEPIFTPATKEAVGDHDINISFEEMIAITGFDVASRLRENSLALYGKASEYAHGKGIIIADTKFEFGLYRDEVILIDEVLTPDSSRFWPASQYAPGRAQDSFDKQYVRDYLLTLDWDRQAPGPELPGDVIGATAEKYREALRIITGAET; encoded by the coding sequence ATGCATGCCGGCACGGTGTATCAAACCGATATTCGCGATTTGAAGCTGTTTGCCAGGGGAAAGGTTCGGGATATTTACGACCTGGGGGAGGAGCTTTTGATCGTGGCAACCGACAGGATTTCCGCTTTCGATGTTGTCCTCCCCGCCGGTATCCCCGGCAAAGGCAAGGTCCTGACGGCCCTCTCCCTTTTCTGGTTCGATTACCTGAAAGACATCGTTGGCAACCATCTCATAACGGCAGACGTGGCCCGGTATCCCCGGCCGGCAAGGAAATACGCAGAGGAGCTCGACGGCAGGTCGATGCTGGTGAGGAAGGCGAACCCCTTTCCCGTTGAATGCGTGGTGCGGGGGTACCTCTCGGGCTCGGGATGGATCGAGTACCGGGAGTCGGGGAGCGTGTGCGGCGTCGACCTCCCCGGGGGGATGAGGGAGTCGGGCAAGCTGGCGGAGCCGATTTTTACCCCCGCCACCAAGGAGGCGGTGGGAGATCACGATATCAACATCTCCTTCGAGGAGATGATAGCCATAACGGGTTTCGACGTTGCTTCACGGCTCAGGGAAAATTCCCTTGCCCTGTACGGCAAAGCCAGCGAGTACGCCCACGGGAAGGGGATAATAATTGCCGACACGAAGTTTGAATTCGGCCTCTACCGCGACGAGGTGATTCTCATCGACGAGGTCCTGACACCCGACTCTTCCCGGTTCTGGCCCGCTTCTCAATACGCGCCGGGCAGGGCTCAGGACAGTTTCGACAAGCAGTACGTGAGGGACTACCTTTTGACCCTCGACTGGGACAGGCAGGCACCGGGCCCCGAACTTCCCGGGGATGTCATAGGGGCAACGGCTGAAAAGTACAGAGAGGCGTTACGAATTATAACGGGGGCAGAGACATGA
- the lon gene encoding endopeptidase La → MPTILNPDGTRALPRPVKRDFGETVEIPVLPIRESVLFPEMILPMRIEDERSIRLVDDALVEKKRIGVQAVMSDVEEVKRFDNLYPVGTLANILKKIMMPDGAINILIQGTVRYRAMKVVSTEPYFQVVANLHADEPVTGKEAQARVELLTNLFSQFVDLAAYLPPELKIMIVNIENPGQLADFAVSGLKVSVAEKQKVLEEFSVLKRLDLAISILSNQIEVMEIGKGIEEKVKGEMDRAQREFYLREQLKAIQQELGIVDEQQQEAERLREKIEQSGMPDVARKEAEGELKRLAVMHPSSAEYGVIRTYLEWMVGLPWQVETKDSLDIGRARKILEEDHYGLDKVKERILEYLSVKKLKEEAKSPILCFVGPPGVGKTSLGRAIAKSLQRRFIRISLGGMRDEAEIRGHRRTYIGAMPGKIIQEIKRCGSRNPLFMMDEIDKIGVDFRGDPASALLEALDPEQNNSFADHYLGVPFDLSKVLFITTANIILPIPPALRDRMEVIEISGYTVEEKVEIVMRHLLPRVLEQNGLTKRDVKMTRRAVRKVITEYTREAGLRNLERSLAAIMRKIAVGFAEGKRDPVRVDAGDVPGYLGAEKYLDDVRERTAKTGVAAGLAWTSVGGEIMFVEATKMPGKGKMVLTGSLGEVMRESAHIALSYVRSRAAKEGIEREEFETSDLHIHVPSGAIPKDGPSAGVTIYSALYSLLTGRPVRNDVAMTGEITLRGYVLPVGGIMEKVLAAKLAGIRRVILPERNRKDIEEIPEASRAGLNFVFVKDMDQLIENVLARRSHGKRREK, encoded by the coding sequence ATGCCGACCATTCTCAATCCAGACGGTACGAGAGCGCTGCCCAGGCCGGTCAAGCGTGATTTCGGCGAAACCGTCGAGATTCCCGTCCTGCCGATCCGCGAATCGGTGCTTTTCCCGGAGATGATTCTCCCGATGAGGATCGAGGACGAGAGGTCCATACGGCTCGTCGATGATGCCCTGGTGGAGAAAAAGAGGATCGGGGTCCAGGCGGTCATGTCCGATGTGGAGGAGGTGAAGAGGTTCGACAACCTCTATCCCGTGGGGACCCTGGCGAACATACTGAAAAAAATCATGATGCCCGACGGGGCGATCAATATCCTCATCCAGGGGACCGTCCGGTACCGGGCTATGAAGGTTGTCTCCACGGAGCCCTACTTCCAGGTCGTGGCGAACCTCCATGCCGACGAGCCGGTGACGGGGAAGGAGGCGCAGGCGCGGGTCGAGCTGCTGACCAACCTCTTTTCCCAGTTCGTGGACCTTGCGGCCTACCTCCCCCCGGAGCTCAAGATCATGATCGTGAACATAGAGAATCCCGGCCAGCTTGCCGACTTTGCCGTTTCGGGCCTCAAGGTCAGCGTGGCCGAGAAGCAGAAGGTCCTGGAGGAGTTTTCCGTCCTGAAGAGGCTGGACCTGGCCATCTCCATCCTCTCGAACCAGATCGAGGTCATGGAGATAGGCAAAGGGATCGAGGAGAAGGTGAAGGGGGAGATGGACCGCGCCCAGCGGGAATTTTATCTCCGGGAGCAGCTGAAGGCGATCCAGCAGGAACTCGGGATCGTGGACGAGCAGCAGCAGGAAGCGGAGCGGCTGCGAGAGAAGATAGAGCAATCGGGAATGCCCGACGTGGCCCGGAAGGAGGCGGAGGGGGAACTGAAACGCCTTGCCGTCATGCACCCCTCCTCGGCGGAATACGGCGTCATACGGACCTACCTGGAGTGGATGGTCGGATTGCCGTGGCAGGTGGAGACGAAAGATTCGCTCGACATCGGGAGGGCCAGGAAAATCCTCGAAGAGGACCACTACGGCCTCGACAAGGTCAAGGAGAGGATACTCGAATATCTCTCGGTGAAAAAGCTCAAGGAGGAGGCGAAAAGCCCGATCCTGTGCTTCGTGGGGCCACCCGGTGTCGGCAAGACCTCTCTTGGACGGGCAATCGCAAAAAGCCTCCAGAGGAGGTTCATACGCATATCCCTGGGCGGCATGCGCGATGAGGCGGAGATCCGGGGACACAGGAGAACCTACATCGGCGCCATGCCGGGAAAGATAATCCAGGAGATAAAGAGGTGCGGGAGCAGGAACCCGCTGTTCATGATGGACGAAATTGACAAGATCGGCGTCGATTTCCGGGGTGACCCGGCCTCGGCGCTGCTGGAGGCTCTCGACCCGGAGCAGAACAATTCTTTCGCCGACCACTACCTGGGGGTCCCATTCGACCTTTCAAAGGTGCTCTTCATAACGACGGCGAACATCATCCTGCCCATCCCCCCCGCGCTGCGCGACAGGATGGAGGTTATCGAGATCAGCGGCTACACGGTAGAGGAGAAGGTGGAGATAGTCATGCGGCACCTCCTCCCGAGGGTACTGGAGCAGAACGGTCTCACGAAGCGTGACGTGAAGATGACCAGGCGGGCGGTGAGGAAGGTGATCACCGAGTATACGAGAGAGGCGGGGCTGCGAAACCTGGAACGGAGTCTTGCCGCCATCATGAGAAAGATAGCCGTTGGCTTTGCCGAGGGGAAGAGAGACCCGGTCCGCGTGGACGCCGGTGACGTGCCCGGCTACCTGGGGGCCGAGAAATATCTCGACGACGTGCGGGAGAGGACGGCGAAGACGGGCGTCGCCGCCGGACTTGCCTGGACCAGCGTGGGCGGGGAGATCATGTTCGTGGAGGCAACGAAAATGCCCGGGAAGGGAAAGATGGTTCTCACCGGCTCCCTCGGGGAGGTGATGAGGGAGTCGGCCCACATCGCCCTGAGCTATGTGCGCAGCAGGGCGGCGAAGGAAGGCATAGAGAGGGAGGAGTTTGAAACGTCGGACTTGCACATCCACGTTCCCTCCGGTGCGATCCCAAAAGACGGTCCATCCGCGGGGGTCACCATATATTCCGCCCTCTACTCGCTTTTGACCGGACGGCCCGTGAGAAACGACGTGGCGATGACCGGCGAGATAACCCTGCGGGGGTACGTGCTCCCCGTGGGCGGAATTATGGAGAAGGTCCTCGCCGCGAAGCTGGCGGGGATAAGGAGGGTCATCCTGCCCGAGAGAAACAGGAAGGATATCGAGGAGATACCCGAAGCGAGCAGGGCGGGGCTCAATTTCGTCTTCGTAAAAGATATGGATCAGCTCATAGAAAATGTCCTAGCCAGGAGGAGCCATGGGAAAAGACGAGAGAAGTGA
- a CDS encoding Hsp20 family protein, which translates to MRRKKIYFDPFDDFLRVFSDGLVQGERGREESPWRPGVDIYEIEKGIIIVVELPGVKKENLEISLDEDYLIIEGRRYEPVYQFVKCHHRESLYGNFRRTIKLPRRIDEENIKAELREGLLLVYLPVREEETARIRID; encoded by the coding sequence ATGAGGAGGAAAAAGATATATTTCGATCCCTTCGATGATTTCCTTCGGGTCTTCTCCGATGGGCTCGTCCAGGGAGAGAGGGGGAGGGAGGAGAGCCCCTGGCGCCCGGGGGTGGACATATACGAAATCGAGAAAGGCATCATCATCGTCGTAGAGCTGCCCGGGGTGAAGAAGGAAAACCTCGAGATCAGCCTGGATGAAGACTACCTCATCATCGAGGGCAGACGCTACGAACCGGTGTATCAGTTTGTCAAGTGCCATCACCGGGAGAGCCTGTATGGAAACTTCAGGCGGACGATAAAACTTCCCCGGAGGATCGACGAGGAAAATATCAAGGCCGAGCTCAGAGAGGGGCTTCTCCTTGTTTACCTTCCTGTAAGGGAGGAGGAGACGGCGAGGATAAGGATAGACTGA
- a CDS encoding acetyl-CoA carboxylase biotin carboxylase subunit produces the protein MSGFKKVFIANRGEIACRAIRPMRELGIKAVVGYSDCDELSLHVRLADEAVRLGPSPANMSYLDIDSVVRAAKNTGCEAVFPGYGFLAENPDFVEACEQAGLVFIGPSPSVMRMLGDKIAARRAFLAAGVPVVPAIEDVGNAQDVKDFGKKIGYPLIIKAAAGGGGKGMRKVLSEEEVEDACEEARSVAKKSFGDDRIYAEKFIEGGRHIEFQFLVDAMGNAIHLGERECSIQRHHQKLIEEAPSSYLTARQRKEIGNMVARAMREIGYTSAGTMEFLFDERGNYYALEVNARIQVEHTVTEMISGIDIIRKMIRIAAGRPLVMFQEDVILRGHAIQCRINAEDPKKNFAPSFGKVTFLRQVSGPFVRTESGIYQGWTVPAYYDSLISKICAVGKDRETAIQRMKRALMEYELWGIKTTIHLLENILDHPSFAEGKITTSFIEDNLQSLTRYLDEEEEVFKIAHLIAEVSAQGKNRHVF, from the coding sequence ATGAGCGGATTCAAGAAAGTATTCATTGCGAACAGGGGGGAAATTGCCTGCAGGGCCATACGGCCGATGCGGGAGCTGGGTATCAAGGCCGTCGTGGGGTATTCGGACTGCGACGAGCTTTCGCTTCACGTGAGGCTGGCTGATGAGGCCGTTCGCCTCGGGCCCTCCCCGGCGAACATGAGTTACCTGGATATCGATTCTGTCGTGCGTGCTGCGAAGAACACGGGCTGCGAAGCGGTTTTCCCCGGATACGGTTTCCTGGCAGAAAACCCGGATTTCGTCGAGGCGTGCGAACAGGCCGGCCTGGTCTTTATCGGACCCTCTCCTTCGGTTATGCGCATGCTGGGCGACAAAATAGCGGCCCGCCGCGCCTTCTTGGCCGCGGGGGTTCCCGTTGTACCCGCTATCGAGGATGTGGGAAATGCCCAGGATGTGAAAGATTTCGGGAAAAAAATCGGCTACCCCCTCATCATAAAAGCCGCAGCGGGCGGAGGCGGCAAGGGGATGAGGAAGGTCCTATCGGAGGAGGAAGTAGAAGATGCCTGTGAAGAGGCGCGATCCGTCGCGAAAAAAAGCTTTGGTGATGACAGGATATATGCGGAGAAGTTCATCGAGGGAGGGAGGCACATTGAATTTCAATTTCTCGTCGATGCTATGGGCAATGCCATACACCTGGGCGAGCGGGAGTGTTCGATACAGCGTCACCATCAGAAGCTCATAGAAGAGGCGCCGAGCAGCTACCTGACCGCCCGTCAGAGGAAGGAGATCGGAAACATGGTCGCCCGTGCGATGAGGGAGATCGGTTACACATCGGCGGGAACGATGGAGTTTCTCTTCGATGAACGGGGGAACTATTATGCCCTCGAGGTGAACGCGAGGATCCAGGTGGAGCACACCGTTACGGAAATGATCAGCGGGATCGACATTATACGGAAGATGATCAGGATCGCTGCCGGGCGGCCCCTCGTTATGTTTCAGGAAGACGTGATCCTCCGGGGGCACGCCATCCAGTGCAGGATAAACGCTGAGGACCCGAAAAAGAACTTTGCGCCCTCCTTCGGGAAGGTAACCTTCCTGCGGCAGGTGAGCGGACCCTTCGTGAGGACGGAATCGGGGATTTACCAGGGATGGACGGTTCCCGCCTACTACGATTCCCTGATCTCGAAGATATGCGCCGTGGGCAAGGACAGGGAAACGGCAATCCAGAGAATGAAGCGCGCCCTCATGGAATACGAACTCTGGGGGATAAAAACCACCATTCACCTCCTGGAGAATATCCTCGACCACCCTTCCTTCGCCGAGGGCAAAATCACGACGAGTTTCATAGAAGATAATCTCCAATCACTCACCCGTTACCTTGACGAGGAGGAGGAGGTCTTCAAGATCGCCCACCTGATAGCGGAGGTATCTGCCCAGGGGAAGAACCGGCATGTCTTCTGA
- a CDS encoding GNAT family N-acetyltransferase, protein MKGKAKVRKMTVNDVAAVLSIDEKITGEPHEAQWESRILDHITSNPLGCLVAEVDGQVAGFIISDIRGWEFGIPKCGWIEIVGVDPDMRMRGVARALIDGLADFFKMNGVSDVKTMIDWNDGGLVSFFRALGFGRSEFIVLEKELGEG, encoded by the coding sequence ATGAAAGGCAAGGCGAAGGTGCGGAAAATGACGGTGAACGACGTTGCGGCTGTGCTCTCGATAGATGAAAAGATTACCGGCGAGCCCCACGAGGCACAGTGGGAGTCAAGGATTCTCGACCACATCACCTCCAATCCCCTGGGTTGCCTCGTGGCGGAGGTGGATGGGCAGGTAGCGGGATTTATCATCTCCGATATCCGGGGCTGGGAATTTGGCATCCCCAAGTGCGGCTGGATAGAGATCGTCGGCGTCGACCCTGACATGAGGATGCGGGGCGTTGCACGGGCTCTTATCGATGGCCTGGCCGATTTCTTCAAGATGAACGGTGTCAGTGACGTCAAAACGATGATAGACTGGAACGACGGAGGACTGGTAAGCTTTTTCAGGGCCCTTGGCTTTGGCAGGTCTGAGTTCATCGTGCTCGAGAAGGAGCTCGGGGAAGGTTGA
- a CDS encoding ATP-binding cassette domain-containing protein, with protein sequence MRRVDVHDKVSVKDIDLRMTLRLLSFVRPHRLLVVIALAAMALATGFNLLQPYIIKLVIDENLVKGSLAGFYGYVVLFGVAVIGRNVFSYLQMVIVTTLGQRVILDMRKRLFKKVLELPLSFYDRNPTGRIITRHISDIEAVNEMISSGLVSVIGDLVMVLSIAVILLLLDRSLFLYTLISIVLLLVFAHFMKVRLRETNRALRQNTAKMNAFLHEYIAGIGVVKGFGREEKIRRKFRVHNDDFKRAGMKLSTLYSVYFPGVEFISALALVIVLFKGGLGVIGGTITIGTVIAFAGYLEKFFGPVKDMSDKYNILQSALASCERIFTILDMKSSPEYGSPPASMRLPHPEEGGTAEGAPLIEFRNVEFDYGGEEVLRTFSLSIDQGEKVAIVGPTGAGKTTIVNLLLGFYHPREGEILYAGRDIRTLDIGGLRRKVVLIPQEPFLFNGTVLDNILGGEELDEAWLDVTLKSCGIVRFVENLPDGLNTFVGERGSRFSAGQRQLVSFARAIYHRPEVLILDEATGNIDPETEHDVTSAIKKMMEGKTSIVIAHRLQTVVECDKIAVVMNGKVAEEGPHGALLRAKGYYSALYGLQITS encoded by the coding sequence ATGCGAAGGGTAGACGTCCACGATAAGGTCTCCGTGAAAGATATCGACTTGAGGATGACATTGCGGCTTCTTTCCTTTGTCAGGCCCCACCGCCTGCTCGTTGTCATCGCCCTCGCAGCCATGGCCCTGGCCACGGGTTTCAACCTGCTCCAGCCCTATATCATAAAACTCGTGATAGATGAGAACCTCGTGAAGGGCTCTCTCGCCGGTTTTTACGGGTACGTCGTGCTCTTTGGCGTCGCGGTGATAGGAAGGAATGTCTTCTCCTACCTTCAGATGGTCATCGTCACCACGCTGGGACAGCGGGTGATCCTCGATATGAGGAAGAGGCTCTTTAAGAAAGTCCTCGAGCTGCCTCTATCCTTCTACGACAGGAACCCGACGGGGAGGATCATCACGCGCCACATCTCCGACATCGAAGCGGTGAACGAGATGATTTCGTCGGGCCTGGTTTCCGTGATAGGCGACCTGGTCATGGTCCTCTCGATCGCGGTGATCCTTCTCCTTCTGGACCGGAGCCTGTTCCTCTATACCCTCATCTCCATTGTCCTCCTCCTTGTCTTCGCCCATTTCATGAAGGTAAGGCTGCGGGAGACGAACAGGGCTCTGAGGCAGAACACCGCCAAGATGAACGCCTTCCTGCACGAGTACATAGCGGGTATCGGCGTTGTCAAGGGATTCGGGAGAGAGGAGAAGATACGGCGGAAATTCAGGGTTCACAACGACGATTTCAAGCGCGCCGGAATGAAGCTGTCCACCCTGTACTCCGTGTACTTCCCGGGCGTGGAGTTCATCTCCGCTCTCGCCCTGGTAATCGTCCTCTTCAAGGGAGGGCTCGGGGTAATCGGCGGGACGATCACCATCGGCACCGTCATCGCTTTTGCCGGCTATCTCGAAAAGTTTTTCGGCCCCGTGAAGGATATGAGCGACAAGTACAACATCCTCCAGTCAGCCCTGGCGTCATGCGAGAGGATCTTTACCATTCTGGACATGAAATCCTCTCCCGAGTACGGCTCGCCCCCCGCATCGATGCGACTCCCCCATCCCGAAGAGGGGGGAACCGCAGAGGGCGCTCCCCTGATCGAATTCAGGAATGTTGAGTTCGATTATGGCGGGGAAGAGGTTCTCAGGACATTTTCGCTCTCCATCGACCAGGGAGAGAAAGTGGCCATCGTCGGCCCGACGGGCGCCGGAAAAACAACGATAGTGAACCTTTTGCTCGGTTTTTACCACCCCCGGGAAGGAGAGATTCTCTACGCGGGGAGAGACATTCGAACCCTGGACATCGGCGGTCTGCGGCGAAAGGTAGTGCTGATACCCCAGGAACCATTTCTCTTCAACGGCACCGTTTTGGACAATATCCTTGGCGGGGAGGAGCTCGATGAGGCCTGGCTCGATGTTACGCTCAAGAGCTGCGGCATCGTCAGGTTCGTTGAGAACCTTCCCGATGGCCTGAATACTTTTGTGGGTGAACGGGGAAGCAGGTTTTCGGCCGGGCAGAGGCAGCTCGTTTCCTTTGCGCGGGCTATCTACCACCGCCCGGAGGTGCTCATTCTCGACGAGGCGACGGGGAACATAGATCCGGAGACCGAGCACGACGTCACCTCGGCGATCAAAAAAATGATGGAGGGAAAAACATCCATCGTCATCGCCCATCGCCTTCAGACGGTGGTGGAATGTGATAAAATCGCTGTAGTTATGAATGGGAAGGTTGCCGAAGAGGGGCCGCATGGAGCGCTGCTTCGTGCGAAGGGATACTACAGCGCGCTTTACGGTCTGCAGATAACTTCTTAG
- a CDS encoding biotin attachment protein: MHGTSRDRTPKEIIKDLRESGKVYLTSTGPRDTGQSDFKNRITMFDLRRLAPVYNRTGYFSVELHGGARFHQDLLNNKISPFEEVKEWRRLMPDVLTQTLIRATNVWGYRMYPRNVIELAVLSFAPYIDVWRCFDFLNYIPNMAPIAETVIREGKIFEPAISFTESPECTDEYYLGLVGDIVRLSGGVDSIILCIKDMAGVGSPKRIHRLVSAILDAYPEMVIQYHRHSTDALAIPAIAEAAKAGAILFDTTDDAFSRFYGHPPVRPLASYLKELGFDVVLDTDCADEASDVVRTFMRSYDSFESPYKGFSFDVKQHRMPGGAFPSSFEQAEKGGFLDLMPSILKGMSYGNRIIKYFDVTPGSQITWTTWAGLIQRFNKEEGAQGVAKLFESLRSYFDGGEDFDGLDEEDAERLLRMYSHATDDLKNLLLGRYGPLPFGWPEDWVYRSVFGEDFKDIVDRERIEASPLDRLPPENLESARASCDRDIERRSTDEEFVLYLMHPQATVDFIEFREFYGYTDLLPTPVWLHGLKNPGDTVHFRMENKPHVIELISVGEGVKGIKHVVLSVDNVMHVFEVEMPDVVPQKILRKARPGVVGEVASPVKGTVWRIGSKDRQLNEGDLVKAGEEILNIEVMKTENAVKTPLSGLIKEICVSLNENVEEGQLLIVIEEEKDD, from the coding sequence ATGCATGGAACGAGCAGAGACAGGACGCCGAAGGAAATTATCAAGGATCTCAGGGAATCGGGGAAGGTATACCTGACGAGCACCGGACCAAGGGATACGGGACAATCTGATTTCAAGAACAGGATCACCATGTTCGATCTGCGGAGGCTGGCGCCGGTGTACAACAGGACCGGGTATTTTTCCGTGGAGCTTCACGGGGGTGCCCGGTTTCACCAGGATCTGCTGAACAACAAGATAAGCCCCTTCGAGGAGGTGAAGGAATGGCGTCGCCTGATGCCCGACGTGCTGACGCAGACGCTCATCAGGGCCACCAACGTGTGGGGCTACAGGATGTACCCGCGAAACGTCATCGAGCTGGCCGTTTTGTCGTTCGCTCCCTATATCGACGTCTGGCGTTGCTTTGACTTTCTAAATTACATTCCCAACATGGCGCCCATCGCCGAAACCGTCATCCGGGAGGGAAAGATATTCGAGCCCGCAATTTCCTTCACGGAATCCCCCGAGTGCACCGATGAATACTACCTGGGCCTCGTTGGCGATATCGTGCGGCTCTCGGGGGGAGTGGATTCGATAATCCTCTGCATCAAGGACATGGCAGGGGTGGGATCGCCGAAGAGGATACACCGCCTCGTTTCGGCGATTCTCGATGCCTATCCGGAGATGGTGATTCAGTACCACCGCCACTCCACCGACGCGCTGGCGATTCCCGCTATCGCCGAGGCAGCCAAGGCAGGGGCGATCCTCTTCGATACCACCGATGATGCATTCTCCCGTTTCTACGGCCACCCTCCCGTGAGGCCCCTGGCATCCTACCTGAAGGAACTCGGATTCGATGTGGTCCTGGACACGGATTGCGCAGATGAGGCATCGGATGTGGTCAGAACGTTTATGCGCAGCTACGATTCATTCGAGTCGCCCTACAAGGGTTTTTCCTTCGACGTGAAGCAGCACAGGATGCCCGGCGGCGCATTTCCCAGCTCCTTCGAGCAGGCAGAAAAGGGCGGGTTTCTCGACCTGATGCCGTCCATCCTCAAAGGAATGTCCTACGGGAACAGGATAATCAAGTATTTCGACGTGACACCGGGGTCCCAGATTACCTGGACGACCTGGGCCGGGCTCATCCAGCGCTTCAATAAGGAAGAGGGTGCCCAGGGGGTTGCGAAGCTCTTCGAGTCACTCAGGAGCTATTTCGACGGGGGCGAGGACTTCGACGGCCTGGATGAGGAAGATGCGGAGCGGTTGTTGAGGATGTATTCCCATGCTACCGATGATCTGAAAAATCTCCTCCTCGGAAGGTACGGACCGCTGCCCTTCGGATGGCCCGAGGACTGGGTTTACCGGAGCGTGTTCGGGGAAGACTTCAAAGATATAGTTGACCGGGAACGCATAGAGGCGTCGCCCCTGGATCGGCTCCCGCCGGAAAATCTCGAATCCGCCAGGGCAAGCTGTGATCGTGACATAGAGCGCAGATCCACGGATGAGGAGTTCGTGCTCTACCTGATGCATCCACAGGCGACGGTGGATTTTATCGAATTCAGGGAATTTTACGGGTATACCGACCTCCTGCCGACGCCGGTGTGGCTCCACGGGCTCAAGAATCCCGGAGATACAGTCCATTTTCGCATGGAAAACAAGCCCCACGTTATCGAGCTCATATCCGTCGGCGAGGGCGTGAAGGGTATCAAGCACGTGGTTCTCTCCGTGGATAATGTGATGCATGTTTTCGAAGTGGAAATGCCCGACGTGGTTCCCCAGAAGATCCTCCGGAAGGCAAGGCCCGGAGTCGTCGGCGAGGTAGCGTCTCCGGTCAAGGGAACGGTGTGGAGAATCGGATCGAAGGACAGGCAGCTCAACGAGGGAGACCTCGTGAAAGCGGGGGAGGAGATTTTGAACATCGAGGTGATGAAAACGGAAAATGCCGTAAAGACACCCCTCTCCGGCCTGATCAAGGAGATTTGCGTTTCGCTGAACGAGAACGTGGAGGAGGGACAGCTGCTGATCGTGATAGAGGAGGAAAAGGACGATTAA
- a CDS encoding DUF3553 domain-containing protein, whose translation MKTYKKLFLKTGDLIVHVRQPQWGIGEVVESTVSVLDGGGCYVKVVFDDGDLRIFNNDFDSEWCCYYFGIRKCDDNGRVY comes from the coding sequence ATGAAGACATACAAAAAACTCTTCCTGAAGACCGGGGACCTCATCGTTCACGTGCGCCAGCCCCAGTGGGGCATAGGCGAGGTGGTCGAGTCGACGGTGTCGGTGCTCGACGGCGGCGGCTGTTACGTCAAGGTCGTCTTCGACGATGGCGACCTGAGGATATTCAATAACGACTTCGACAGCGAATGGTGCTGTTACTACTTCGGGATAAGGAAATGTGACGATAACGGCAGAGTCTACTGA